A window of the Malaclemys terrapin pileata isolate rMalTer1 chromosome 6, rMalTer1.hap1, whole genome shotgun sequence genome harbors these coding sequences:
- the LOC128839431 gene encoding uncharacterized protein LOC128839431, whose protein sequence is MLSSMSKPSLKSAIESMLTWTSFKINKPAPEDNGSLKNRDIFNIVMTPDRIPKFFIPSLDVEHIPLQLESEEDKEEHSLERRIFDELAKKPRPTRSKSEACIRKETICRRGKLFRRETLCSTDEVASSRDLEKAADHSDPATRAALSLPHLSKITTPYGFLTLGESPNIRRKESLFFEHDSTELRTLLSQRKKATCLPRSPSSALSNLQQSMQCVKFPATPFKSSRAVSWEAVCSNQLPPLHCISGSEGCPVKCEKKKFQKLMKSHLSSIKHMKSHRGALDKLVMPADRT, encoded by the coding sequence atgttgtCTTCAATGTCCAAGCCTTCCctaaaaagtgctatagaaagcATGCTAACTTGGACGAGTTTCAAAATCAAcaagccagctcctgaagataaCGGATCACTGAAAAACAGGGACATTTTCAACATTGTTATGACTCCAGATCGCATCCCAAAATTTTTCATCCCCTCTCTGGATGTGGAGCACATTCCCCTTCAGTTGGAGTCAGAGGAAGACAAAGAAGAGCATTCTCTAGAGAGAAGAATATTTGATGAACTAGCCAAAAAACCAAGACCAACCAGAAGCAAATCTGAAGCTTGCATCAGAAAAGAAACCATTTGCAGAAGAGGGAAACTGTTCAGAAGAGAGACTCTGTGTTCTACAGATGAGGTGGCTTCCTCCAGGGACTTGGAGAAAGCTGCAGACCACTCTGATCCTGCAACCAGGGCTGCTCTGTCTTTGCCCCATCTCTCCAAAATCACCACCCCATATGGGTTTCTCACATTAGGCGAGAGTCCCAACATCAGAAGGAAAGAATCTCTCTTTTTTGAGCATGATTCTACAGAGCTTAGAACTCTCTTGTCCCAAAGGAAGAAAGCCACCTGTCTTCCCAGGAGTCCATCTAGTGCCCTGAGTAACCTTCAACAGTCCATGCAGTGTGTAAAGTTTCCAGCCACTCCTTTTAAGAGCAGCAGAgctgtatcttgggaagcagtctGCAGCAACCAGCTGCCTCCTCTGCATTGTATATCCGGGTCTGAAGGGTGCCCCGTGAAATGCGAGAAGAAAAAGTTTCAGAAGTTGATGAAGAGTCATCTGTCCAGTATCAAACATATGAAATCTCATCGTGGGGCACTGGACAAACTGGTTATGCCTGCAGATAGGACATGA